TTAAAGTTAACTTGGTAACTTGATCCATATTCGTGATAACGACCATCATCGTCGTCGCTTTACCAGCAGCTTTGATAGCAGCCAAATCAACCGTTGCCACTGCGGTTCCGGCTGCAATCTGATCACCAGCTGCCACGTGTAAGTCAAATGGCGTCCCATTCATTTCAACGGTATTAATCCCCATGTGTAACAAAATTTCTAACCCTGAGGCTGTTTTTAGACCTAAAGCGTGCTTGGTCGGAAAGATACTGGTCACTTCGCCACTAACTGGTGAAACGACTTCATTCGTCGTTGGTTCCACCGCATAGCCATCCCCCAATAGCTTTTGTGAGAAGGTGGCATCTGAGACCGCACTGATTGGCATTAAGGCCCCAGTCGCCGGCGCTTGCAACACCGTCGTGACCGGTCCACTTGGCGTATCAGTCGTTGTTGTTGCGGCGACCGCGGTTGTGGTATCAGTAGACTGCGTTTGCGTGGCACTCACTTTACCATCGAACAAATCCTGTAAGGCTTCGGCAACGAACTGCACTTCTGTCCCAATCACGATATGAATATTGTGCACATCCAACACGTTTAAGCCTGGGACGCCAGCGGCTTTAACTGCCGGTTGATCCACTTTACCAGTATCATTTAACTGTAACCGTAACCGGGTCGTACAATTATTAATCACACTAATATTGTCACGCCCACCAATTGCGGCATAAATTTGTTTCGCCTGTTTCATAAATTTATCATCATTCGGATCACTATCGACAACCGCCGTAGTGGTATCTGCTGCAACCACGGGTTCGCGCCCGGGGGTCTTTAAATCAAATTTTTGAATTGCAAAATTAAACCCAAAATAATAAATGGCTGCCATCACAGCCCCTTGGACTAATAACATGTATGGTTGATTAGCCAGTGGCATCCGAAAACTCAATAAGTAATCGACTAGGCCACCACTAAATGAAAAACTAGCGGTCCAATGCATTAACGCCGCAAAACCTAAGGATAATCCCATAAAAATAGCATGTAATACGTATAATGGCCAAGCCACAAACATAAATGAAAATTCCAACGGTTCCGTTACCCCAGTAAAGAAGGAAGCAAACGCCCCAGCCAACATTAACGACCCGGTCTCTTTTTTACGTTCTGGTAACGCATTACGATAAATCGCATACGCCCCAGCTGGTAATCCAAACATCATCACTGGGAAGAAACCAGCTTCATACATCCCGGTAACGCCTTTAACCCCTTTGCTAGCCCAGAAATTACCAATATCGTTAATGCCGGCCACATTAAACCAAAACACCGAATTCAACGCATGATGCAAGCCAGTTGGAATTAACAACCGGTTGAAGAATCCATACAATGCGGCCCCGACAAAGCCTAACTTCGAAATACTCGTGGCAAATAAAACCATGGCATCATAAACGGCTGGCCAAACAAAGTACATCCCAGCCGTGAAAAATAGCATGACAAACGCCGCCGCAATTGGCACTAATCGTTTCCCACTAAAGAAGGATAACGCCATCGGTAACTTGACTTCATGTAACCGATTATAGAGCGCGGCCGCAATCAAGCCGGCACAAATCCCAATCAGCACATTTTGATTCACATAACTAAAAGCCGAACGCACGGCCCCGACTTTGATACCCAATAAATTCGCTAATCCAATCGTACCACCTGGCTGTAGCATCGTTGTCGGCACTAAGTAAGCGACCACCCCAGCGATTGCCGCAGAGCCATCTTTATTTTTAGACATGCCGACTGACAAACCAACGGCAAATAATAGTGCTAAGTTATTTAAAACGACATCGCCACCATTAATCATGAACCGTGATAATAGCCAAGTCTTCGGTAAATAGTTACCGAGCCCCACTAAGATTGCGGCCGCCGGTAATGTGGCGATCGGCAACATTAGTGATTGCCCCATCCTTTGAAAATATGTCTTCATACCAATTTCTCCCTGTCATCTTTTTTAACACGTTGTAAATACTATCACAGCATGACATAAGATAACAGTTGAGTGACACAAGTTATGTATAGACCAATCCAAAAGATAACGGTTCCAACCTTATAATATTAAGTTTTGATTGATTTGAAAAAAGTTATGAAATATTTCATTCCATTTTCATACAGTTTCTTCAAATTCATCATTTTACGTTTAAACATAGTGTCATAACTAACCCAAAAAAAGATCTGAATAATTTCAGATCTAACACCCGCATTAAACGGTTTTGTATTGGCGCATCATTTCGGCTAAGTGAACTTCATGTGTCACAAACTCATGCACCCGACAAACATAATCATGTTCCCGACCTAATTTTGCAATATAGCCATTAATATAATCGACTTCGGTTGGCCGGCCGTTGGCGAAATCTTGATACATGGAAGGATAGTGATATTTATAAGCTCGACTAACCGTCGCCACTGAATCGACGGCTGCTTGCCGGCTCTCAATTAACTTGATGCCCGCCCGTTCACATGCATCGTAAGCTTCATTAAATAGTTGCGTTGCCATATCCTTGACGCCTGGATATTCAATGAACTGCCCCATTTGTAGTTCGAACATCGTACATAGGCTATTTGTCACGGCGTTAAAAACTACTTTTGAAAGACACATCCCCATAAAATTATCCGACCAGATAGGGTTCAAGTCAGCTGCTTTGAAATCAGCCATCACCGCTTTGGTCGTTGCATCAATTGGCCCCGCGTACTTGCTCATATGCATTGCTTCACTCCCGACAGCTCCCATGAAATCAACCTTGCCGGGGCCATTTAAGACCGTCGCAATCATGGCAGTACCGCCGATAATGTGATCAGCCGCAAAGTACTGTGCAATTTTTTCAAAGTGCCCCATCCCATTCATCGCTGAAAAGACATACTGATCATCATGAAACAGTGGTGCATCGCGTTTAAGCTCATCCGCTAGTTGCATCTGCTTTTTGAAGATAATCCAAACATCCGGATGGCCCTGATAGTCTTCAGGGTAATAAATATTGATGGGCACTAACTGCCGATTTTCGTGGTCACGAGCGACCTGTACGCCACCTTGCGCACGAACTTTTTCAACGTTAGGCTGCCAAGTCTCAATAAAATCAACTTGCACATTTGCGTTTTGTTGTAACATAATCCCGTACCGATATCCCATGGCGCCAGCGCCAATAATGCCATACTTCATAAGCTAAAACTTCCTTTCAACGATGGTTATGTGTCCGACGGTTGGTTCTAAAACTATGTGGATTTTCTATGAATGGGCCAAAAATGGGACTTATGTGTTTTGCACTTGATAGAAAAACGGCCTCTGGATTTGCATCCAAAGGCCGTTTACACGGGTGACCACCTTAATTTAAGGAACGCTCACACGTTCCAACTCAGTACGTTAACTCACAGTCAACGCTAGCACGTTACCGGGTGCCACCCTGCAGACCTCGTAAAGTCTACGCCAAGGTTGAACTTTAATTAAATTGCCATGGCACCTTTACAGCGGCTGGCGCTCTCTCAGCATGTCAATTTAACGACTTCTTCTAACCAAATCAGCTTTTCATCAAGTTTTAATGTTCTAATCTTAATATTATTAATTAAGATTGTCAACCCTGATTAAGAACTAATTAAATTAGTTTTCAGACGTAGGAACTTGATCAACTACTGACCGCGGCGCTGGCAAGCTAGCCAACAAAGGTTGCCAGTCTAATGACCAAATCATTCCCAAGGCATGTTCGCCCGTTAAGACCCCCATCAAAGGACCGATTTCACCAGTTTTAACCCGCACAGCTGGGAATTGATAACGCAACTCACTCGCCCAATCCTCAACAATATCCGTATCATTGGCGCTAATAATATCCAACCGTACCGGTAATTGCGTTTTAATGACAAAGCGATCGAATTCCTCTTGCACCGCTTGTTGGGCATTTTTCAAGGTTCGCTCTTTACCTAATAATTGAATCTTACCGTGGTCATTGAACGTAATAATTGGTTTATTACGTAAGACCATCGTCCCGGCCAAGCTACTATTATTGTATATCCGCCCGTTCTTCACTAAATGACGCATACTGTTCACAATAAAGACCGTTTTAGTCATCGTTCGTAATTGGGTTAATTGCGTTAAAATTTCCGTCATACCATAGCCAGCTAAAGCCATGGCCGCCGCCAACTTAACCATGTTACCAGTGCCAGCACAGGCCGTCCGTGAATCAAAAACATTAACTTGCATCCCCTTAACAGAGGGGGCGTATGTTTTGAGATTATTCACATAGCCACTGATACCACTGCTCAACCCGATCACCAAGACTTGGTCATAGCCAGCGGCTTTTAACGTATCAAAAACCACTTGCATTTCAGACATCGAAATCTGTGAAATCGTCGGAATATCTTTTTCAACTTTTAATAAGCGATAAAATTGATCCGCATTAATATCGACATTTTCATGATAGACATGGTTGCCAAACATAATCGGATCATTCACCACCGTGATTTTATAATCGGCGGCCGTCTGGGCACTTAAATTAGCCGAACTATCGGTTACTACCGCAATTTTCATATTGTTCACTCCAATTCAGAGTGTGAATCAAGGCCAGCTAGCATTAAGTGCACTGACTGGCAAACTTGACGAACACGTTTCAAAACCCGGCTGCTTCAGGTTTTCCTTTATCAGTGCCGTAAAAAAGGACACTTACGTACAGTATACTGTACCCAAGCGTCCTTTTTCAAATGTTTACGGATGGCCTAACCGGTTGAACCGTGGACGTACTTGCCCAGCTTGTGGAAAAAGCAATTGGGACCGTCGTGACCGGCCCCGCCCCCTGTCGAACCAGTTGCCACACGATAGTCGCTAACTGACTGGGCGTTACAACAATGGTCTGGTAACAATTAGCAGTTCGTTGCTGGATGTTAGCAGCTACTGGCCGTCCAATCGCCACGGTGGTAAATACCAAATAGGCTTGTGGGACCGTTCGTAAATTGGTCACTGGTAACGTGGCCTGATTAGCATTAAACGCCCGCCCACTAGTGTGCTGAATCAAATGACTAGCAGCAACCAATAAATCGTTCAGGACACTATTCGCAGTTGCAGCACCCCCAGCCCCTGGTCCGGTATATAGCGTCGCTCCTAGGGCTTCGCTAGTA
This region of Lactobacillus sp. CBA3605 genomic DNA includes:
- the nagE gene encoding N-acetylglucosamine-specific PTS transporter subunit IIBC, whose protein sequence is MKTYFQRMGQSLMLPIATLPAAAILVGLGNYLPKTWLLSRFMINGGDVVLNNLALLFAVGLSVGMSKNKDGSAAIAGVVAYLVPTTMLQPGGTIGLANLLGIKVGAVRSAFSYVNQNVLIGICAGLIAAALYNRLHEVKLPMALSFFSGKRLVPIAAAFVMLFFTAGMYFVWPAVYDAMVLFATSISKLGFVGAALYGFFNRLLIPTGLHHALNSVFWFNVAGINDIGNFWASKGVKGVTGMYEAGFFPVMMFGLPAGAYAIYRNALPERKKETGSLMLAGAFASFFTGVTEPLEFSFMFVAWPLYVLHAIFMGLSLGFAALMHWTASFSFSGGLVDYLLSFRMPLANQPYMLLVQGAVMAAIYYFGFNFAIQKFDLKTPGREPVVAADTTTAVVDSDPNDDKFMKQAKQIYAAIGGRDNISVINNCTTRLRLQLNDTGKVDQPAVKAAGVPGLNVLDVHNIHIVIGTEVQFVAEALQDLFDGKVSATQTQSTDTTTAVAATTTTDTPSGPVTTVLQAPATGALMPISAVSDATFSQKLLGDGYAVEPTTNEVVSPVSGEVTSIFPTKHALGLKTASGLEILLHMGINTVEMNGTPFDLHVAAGDQIAAGTAVATVDLAAIKAAGKATTMMVVITNMDQVTKLTLNTTKTVMAGDIIGAAE
- a CDS encoding ketopantoate reductase family protein, translated to MKYGIIGAGAMGYRYGIMLQQNANVQVDFIETWQPNVEKVRAQGGVQVARDHENRQLVPINIYYPEDYQGHPDVWIIFKKQMQLADELKRDAPLFHDDQYVFSAMNGMGHFEKIAQYFAADHIIGGTAMIATVLNGPGKVDFMGAVGSEAMHMSKYAGPIDATTKAVMADFKAADLNPIWSDNFMGMCLSKVVFNAVTNSLCTMFELQMGQFIEYPGVKDMATQLFNEAYDACERAGIKLIESRQAAVDSVATVSRAYKYHYPSMYQDFANGRPTEVDYINGYIAKLGREHDYVCRVHEFVTHEVHLAEMMRQYKTV
- a CDS encoding DegV family protein, with translation MKIAVVTDSSANLSAQTAADYKITVVNDPIMFGNHVYHENVDINADQFYRLLKVEKDIPTISQISMSEMQVVFDTLKAAGYDQVLVIGLSSGISGYVNNLKTYAPSVKGMQVNVFDSRTACAGTGNMVKLAAAMALAGYGMTEILTQLTQLRTMTKTVFIVNSMRHLVKNGRIYNNSSLAGTMVLRNKPIITFNDHGKIQLLGKERTLKNAQQAVQEEFDRFVIKTQLPVRLDIISANDTDIVEDWASELRYQFPAVRVKTGEIGPLMGVLTGEHALGMIWSLDWQPLLASLPAPRSVVDQVPTSEN